In Sinorhizobium sojae CCBAU 05684, a single window of DNA contains:
- a CDS encoding 3-hydroxybutyryl-CoA dehydrogenase, with product MAIETIGVVGAGQMGNGIAHVLAVAGYDVTLMDVDAERLEAAIARIGANLDRQVARGKIEHEDRSLALGRIRTTVSLPELGASDLIIEAATEKEAVKQKIFDDLAPSLKPETILTTNTSSLSITRLAGRTKRPEQFMGLHFMNPVPVMQLVELIRGIATSKETFDALQVVVQRLGKTAVVAEDFPAFIVNRILMPMINEAIYTLHEGVGSIVDIDQSMKLGANHPMGPLELADFIGLDTCLAIMNVLHSGLADTKYRPCPLLVKYVEAGWLGRKVGRGFYDYRGEMPVPSR from the coding sequence ATGGCGATTGAGACGATTGGAGTGGTCGGCGCCGGGCAGATGGGCAACGGCATCGCCCATGTGCTTGCGGTTGCGGGATATGACGTCACTCTGATGGACGTCGATGCGGAAAGACTTGAGGCCGCGATCGCCAGGATCGGCGCGAACCTGGACCGCCAGGTGGCGCGCGGTAAGATAGAGCATGAGGACAGGAGCCTCGCGCTCGGCCGCATACGAACGACCGTAAGCCTGCCTGAACTCGGCGCGAGCGACCTCATCATCGAGGCGGCAACTGAGAAGGAGGCCGTCAAGCAGAAGATATTCGACGATCTGGCGCCAAGCCTGAAGCCGGAGACGATCCTCACCACCAACACGTCGTCGCTGTCGATCACCCGCCTCGCGGGGCGGACGAAACGGCCCGAACAATTCATGGGACTGCATTTCATGAATCCGGTTCCGGTCATGCAACTCGTCGAACTGATCCGGGGAATCGCCACCAGCAAGGAAACCTTCGATGCGCTGCAGGTAGTCGTACAAAGGCTCGGCAAGACCGCGGTGGTGGCCGAGGATTTTCCGGCCTTCATCGTCAACCGCATTCTCATGCCGATGATCAACGAGGCGATCTACACGCTCCATGAGGGGGTCGGCTCGATCGTCGACATCGACCAGAGCATGAAACTCGGCGCCAACCATCCGATGGGCCCACTCGAACTTGCCGATTTCATCGGCCTCGACACCTGCCTCGCCATCATGAACGTCCTGCATAGCGGGCTTGCCGATACCAAGTACCGGCCGTGCCCGCTGCTGGTGAAATATGTCGAAGCCGGCTGGCTCGGGCGAAAGGTCGGCAGGGGTTTCTACGACTATCGCGGCGAAATGCCGGTACCGAGCCGCTGA
- a CDS encoding NAD(P)/FAD-dependent oxidoreductase, with the protein MPRRIVIVGAGQAGLAAAAKLRQAGFAGSITMLGDEGLMPYQRPPLSKAYLLGKLEADRLSYRNEEFYRHEEIEVAPGEAAVEIDRAAGEVVTTLRRISYDHLVLATGARPIELPAPMAAGISNIFYLRNRADADRLRPSLKQGARLLVVGGGYVGLEVAAAARQAGASVTLVEMAPRILNRVAAEPTAAYFRNLHSAKGVEIREGTGLTELTVDGARVTASLADGSRHSADAVVVGIGVRPNASLAMQAGLAVEGGIVVDAFGRTTDPHIWAAGDCTTFEYDGEMIRIESVPHAIDQAEHVARNVLGAGRAYRPRPWFWSDQFDTKLQIAGLNRGYDRVQSAGGPAESSMTISYFLGERLLAVDCLNDARSFMQAKRQLGL; encoded by the coding sequence ATGCCGCGCCGGATCGTCATCGTCGGGGCCGGGCAGGCCGGCCTCGCGGCGGCCGCGAAGCTGCGCCAGGCGGGCTTTGCCGGTTCGATCACCATGCTCGGCGACGAGGGGCTGATGCCCTATCAGCGCCCGCCGCTGAGCAAGGCCTATCTCCTCGGCAAGTTGGAGGCGGATCGCCTGTCGTATCGAAACGAGGAATTCTATCGTCATGAGGAGATCGAAGTTGCGCCCGGCGAGGCGGCGGTCGAAATCGACAGAGCGGCCGGCGAGGTCGTGACGACGCTAAGGCGCATCTCCTACGATCACCTTGTGCTGGCAACGGGCGCTCGTCCGATCGAACTGCCGGCGCCCATGGCGGCCGGCATCTCCAACATCTTCTATCTGCGCAACAGGGCCGACGCGGACCGATTGCGTCCGAGCCTGAAGCAAGGCGCACGGCTACTGGTCGTCGGTGGCGGCTATGTCGGCCTCGAAGTGGCTGCCGCTGCCCGGCAGGCCGGCGCAAGCGTGACACTCGTCGAAATGGCGCCGCGCATTCTGAACAGGGTGGCCGCCGAGCCGACGGCCGCCTATTTCCGAAACTTGCACAGCGCCAAGGGTGTCGAAATTCGTGAGGGCACCGGGTTGACCGAACTCACGGTCGACGGCGCACGGGTCACGGCCTCATTGGCGGACGGCTCCCGCCATTCGGCCGATGCAGTGGTGGTCGGCATCGGAGTGAGGCCGAATGCAAGCCTTGCAATGCAGGCGGGTTTGGCCGTCGAGGGCGGGATCGTCGTCGACGCCTTCGGCCGTACCACCGACCCCCATATCTGGGCCGCGGGCGATTGCACCACATTCGAGTACGACGGCGAGATGATCCGCATCGAGTCGGTTCCGCATGCGATCGATCAGGCCGAACACGTCGCCCGCAACGTTCTTGGCGCGGGCAGGGCCTATCGTCCGCGGCCGTGGTTCTGGTCGGATCAGTTCGACACGAAATTGCAGATTGCCGGCCTCAATCGCGGCTATGATCGCGTCCAGTCGGCTGGTGGCCCAGCGGAAAGCAGCATGACGATTTCCTACTTCCTGGGCGAAAGGCTGTTGGCGGTCGACTGTCTCAACGACGCCCGTAGTTTCATGCAGGCGAAGCGTCAGCTGGGACTATAG